In a genomic window of Feifania hominis:
- a CDS encoding RnfABCDGE type electron transport complex subunit B, with amino-acid sequence MFLNIVAACLSLGLCGLALGALLAGASRLFAVKSDTRIDEITAILPGANCGGCGYSGCQAYAAAVVKKGAKSSLCPVGGDEAAAKIAAVMGVEPEQTTRLCAYVKCSGCDSFTTKKYIYNGLRDCAAAMLVGGGDKDCAFACVGFGNCVRQCKFGAISLVDGVAFVDKVKCAACGMCAAACPKHLIELIPYENKFGVSCSSQNRGSLTREVCEVGCIGCRLCEKVCEYGAIRVSDNLAAIDFSRCQNCGACAEKCPRGIIQNLRSRTPAIQKKLSRPGGTTKQPANIP; translated from the coding sequence ATGTTTTTAAATATTGTTGCGGCCTGTCTCTCTCTGGGCCTTTGCGGCCTTGCGCTCGGCGCTCTTCTCGCCGGGGCATCCAGGCTCTTCGCCGTGAAGAGCGACACGCGAATCGACGAAATCACGGCGATTCTGCCGGGCGCGAACTGCGGCGGCTGCGGATACTCGGGCTGTCAGGCTTACGCGGCGGCCGTGGTGAAAAAGGGCGCAAAGAGCAGCCTCTGCCCGGTCGGCGGCGATGAGGCGGCGGCGAAAATCGCCGCGGTCATGGGGGTGGAGCCCGAGCAGACCACGCGGCTGTGCGCCTATGTCAAGTGCAGCGGGTGCGACAGCTTCACCACAAAAAAATACATCTACAACGGCCTGCGCGACTGCGCCGCGGCCATGCTCGTCGGCGGCGGCGACAAGGACTGCGCCTTCGCCTGCGTGGGCTTCGGCAACTGTGTGCGCCAGTGCAAATTCGGCGCGATCAGCCTGGTCGACGGCGTGGCCTTTGTCGACAAGGTCAAGTGCGCCGCCTGCGGCATGTGCGCGGCCGCCTGCCCGAAGCATCTCATTGAGCTGATTCCCTATGAGAACAAATTCGGGGTGAGCTGCTCCTCTCAAAACCGCGGCTCGCTCACGCGCGAGGTCTGCGAGGTCGGCTGCATCGGCTGCCGGCTCTGCGAGAAAGTCTGTGAGTACGGGGCTATCCGCGTGAGCGACAACCTCGCGGCGATTGATTTCTCCCGCTGTCAAAACTGCGGCGCCTGCGCCGAGAAGTGCCCGCGCGGCATCATCCAGAATCTGAGAAGCCGTACGCCGGCCATACAGAAAAAGCTGTCCCGCCCGGGCGGGACGACTAAGCAGCCCGCAAACATCCCATAA
- the rsxA gene encoding electron transport complex subunit RsxA — MAEIFMIAINAMLIENFVLVKFLGICPFLGVSKKTGTAVGMGLAVTFTMTLSSALTWAVNRFILQPFHLGYLQTIAFILVIAALVQFVEMALRRLMPALYQSLGIYLPLITTNCAVLGAALLNIQRGYNFIESVAFGFFAALGFLLAIVIFSGVRERIELCDIPRPFQGFPIALISAALLSLAFFGFQGLKINL; from the coding sequence ATGGCTGAAATTTTCATGATCGCCATCAACGCCATGCTCATTGAGAATTTCGTTCTGGTCAAATTTCTCGGCATCTGCCCGTTTCTCGGCGTGTCAAAGAAAACCGGCACCGCCGTGGGCATGGGGCTTGCGGTCACCTTTACGATGACGCTCTCCTCGGCGCTGACCTGGGCGGTCAACCGCTTTATTCTGCAGCCGTTTCACCTGGGGTATCTGCAGACCATCGCGTTTATCCTCGTGATTGCGGCGCTGGTGCAGTTTGTCGAGATGGCGCTGCGGCGGCTGATGCCCGCGCTCTACCAGTCGCTCGGCATCTATCTGCCGCTGATCACGACGAACTGCGCGGTGCTGGGCGCGGCGCTTTTGAACATCCAGCGCGGCTACAATTTCATCGAGTCGGTGGCATTCGGCTTCTTTGCCGCGCTCGGCTTTCTGCTCGCCATCGTCATCTTCTCGGGGGTGCGCGAGCGCATCGAGCTGTGCGACATTCCCAGGCCCTTTCAGGGCTTTCCCATTGCCCTGATCTCGGCGGCGCTGCTGAGCCTCGCCTTCTTCGGTTTTCAGGGGCTCAAGATCAACCTCTAA